A genome region from Nocardiopsis exhalans includes the following:
- a CDS encoding thiamine-phosphate kinase, producing the protein MLSTIGGLGEFALIARVTSQFPRTDDVILGPGDDAAVVAAPDGRTVATTDLLVEGRHFRREWSSARDVGHRAVAQNYADVVAMGARPTGLLIGFAAPPELPLAWAEEFTAGVRDECALAGGAVVGGDTVGSDTLTIAITALGDLEGRSPVRREGARTGDVVAYTGHLGLSAAGLALLERSDAAAGTPVGETSAGQAGGALAGEVPVGATDGLAQCLSEHRRPSPPYAAGPEAARLGATAMLDVSDGLVQDLGHVCRASGVCIDLDSNAFRPDPALLEAVGVLGAPAGKAVDAARRLMLSGGEDHALAAVFPPEVRLPEHWHVVGTVGDAPGTGAESSGTRVTVDQNVIENGGWDHFRRD; encoded by the coding sequence GTGTTGAGCACTATTGGGGGCCTTGGCGAGTTCGCTCTGATCGCACGCGTGACGAGCCAATTCCCCAGGACGGACGATGTAATCCTCGGCCCCGGCGACGACGCCGCCGTGGTGGCCGCGCCGGACGGGCGCACGGTCGCGACCACGGACCTGCTGGTGGAGGGCCGCCACTTCAGACGGGAATGGTCCAGCGCCCGGGACGTGGGCCACCGCGCCGTGGCGCAGAACTACGCCGACGTCGTGGCCATGGGCGCCCGGCCCACCGGGCTGCTCATCGGTTTCGCCGCGCCGCCCGAGCTGCCGCTGGCCTGGGCCGAGGAGTTCACCGCCGGGGTGCGCGACGAGTGCGCGCTGGCCGGGGGAGCGGTGGTCGGCGGCGACACGGTGGGCTCGGACACCCTCACCATCGCCATCACCGCCCTCGGTGACCTGGAGGGGCGCTCCCCGGTGCGGCGTGAGGGCGCACGGACGGGGGATGTGGTCGCCTACACCGGGCACCTGGGGCTGTCCGCCGCGGGACTGGCCCTGCTGGAGCGGAGCGACGCGGCGGCGGGGACCCCGGTGGGGGAAACTTCGGCCGGGCAGGCCGGAGGGGCTCTAGCCGGTGAGGTTCCGGTCGGGGCGACCGACGGCCTCGCCCAGTGCCTGTCCGAACACCGCAGGCCGAGCCCGCCCTACGCCGCCGGGCCCGAGGCGGCCCGGCTGGGCGCGACCGCCATGCTCGACGTGAGCGACGGTCTGGTCCAAGACCTGGGGCACGTCTGCCGGGCCAGCGGGGTGTGTATCGATCTGGACTCGAACGCCTTCCGGCCCGATCCCGCGCTCCTCGAAGCCGTCGGTGTGCTCGGGGCCCCGGCGGGGAAGGCTGTGGACGCCGCCCGCCGCCTGATGCTGTCGGGCGGGGAGGACCACGCGCTCGCGGCGGTCTTCCCACCCGAGGTGCGGCTACCCGAGCACTGGCACGTGGTGGGAACCGTGGGCGACGCTCCGGGGACCGGGGCGGAAAGCAGCGGTACTCGCGTCACCGTGGACCAGAACGTGATTGAAAACGGCGGATGGGATCATTTTCGGCGGGATTAG
- a CDS encoding cellulose binding domain-containing protein, producing MGRRRYSPRRGAHRSEPEDAGALRRIGGLLGSTVPKRVEPPRLLNVFVVSGVILGLLLFGYSTTQIYLQFGGTPGATEAPGPHDGVEPTHDASPGPEREGASAGDGSTGPQTQAGAEPTTVVYQVVEATSVGFTGRVTVTNTSQTTLDTWELALAFETAEVTAVHDADWEPLGDGILARASGPDGQLEPGASVSLTFDAIGASQSPVRCSLNGHVCDL from the coding sequence ATGGGTAGGCGACGGTACAGCCCTCGTCGTGGAGCCCACCGCAGCGAACCGGAAGACGCCGGTGCCCTGCGGCGAATCGGCGGACTCCTCGGCAGCACCGTTCCCAAAAGGGTGGAACCCCCGAGACTGCTCAACGTCTTCGTCGTTTCCGGGGTGATCCTCGGGCTGCTCCTGTTCGGTTACAGCACCACGCAGATCTACCTCCAGTTCGGCGGCACCCCCGGCGCGACGGAGGCCCCCGGCCCGCACGACGGCGTCGAACCCACGCATGACGCGTCCCCGGGACCCGAGCGCGAGGGGGCCTCGGCCGGGGACGGCAGCACCGGACCGCAGACCCAGGCCGGGGCCGAGCCCACCACCGTCGTGTACCAGGTGGTGGAGGCCACGTCCGTCGGCTTCACCGGCCGGGTCACCGTCACCAACACCTCGCAGACCACCCTCGACACCTGGGAACTGGCCCTGGCCTTCGAGACCGCTGAGGTCACCGCGGTGCACGACGCCGACTGGGAGCCCTTGGGGGACGGAATCCTGGCCCGCGCGTCCGGACCGGACGGCCAGCTGGAGCCCGGTGCGTCGGTCTCACTGACCTTCGACGCGATCGGCGCCTCCCAGAGCCCCGTGCGCTGCTCCCTCAACGGGCACGTCTGCGATCTGTGA
- the rpmB gene encoding 50S ribosomal protein L28 — MASVCDVCGKGPGFGNSVSHSHRRTRRRWNPNIQTVRTKVGGTPKRVNACTSCIKAGKVTR, encoded by the coding sequence GTGGCTTCCGTCTGCGACGTCTGCGGCAAGGGACCAGGGTTCGGTAACAGTGTTTCCCACTCGCACCGTCGCACCCGCCGCCGCTGGAACCCCAACATCCAGACTGTTCGCACCAAGGTCGGTGGCACGCCCAAGCGCGTGAACGCCTGCACCTCGTGCATCAAGGCCGGCAAGGTGACCCGCTAG
- the recG gene encoding ATP-dependent DNA helicase RecG, whose protein sequence is MSTWDEPLRKGPLGGRTAKAFADKLDLHTLGDLLRYYPRRYDRRGELTDLALLREGEDVTVQAKVLDARRRTIPARQGRRRMDMMEATVTDGTGRLHLTFFNRGSHHQNTLVPGRLAMFSGRVSTFKGRRQLDHPEYVLLDDEGMEGEAARAYANELIPVYPAVKGLDSATIARSVGVALDYAVDIPDPLPPELRSDKKLLGVHEALRKIHRPADWAETGAAKRRLKWDEAFVLQLVLAQRRQQAEELPAVPRPGADGGILDAFDAQLPFTLTDGQREVGDRLAERLDATHPMHCLLQGDVGAGKTLVALRAMLRVVDSGGQAVMLAPTEVLAQQHHRSIGAMLGALGRAGQIDGAENATRVALLTGSMNTAARREALLDAASGHAGIVVGTHALLQEHVSFADLGLVVVDEQHRFGVEQRDALREKARDGRPHVLVMTATPIPRTVAMTVYGDLDVVALTQLPKGRAPVSTHVVPAHEKPHFLTRAWERIREEVGQGRQAFVVCPRIGDGTDGSGGGESGDEIDAPAEDAPPGARPPLAVLDVLARLKDGPLADVRVEALHGRMAPDDKDAVMRRLSCGQTDVVVSTTVIEVGVDVPNATVMAIMDADRFGISQLHQLRGRVGRGQLPGLCLLVTESEDGSPARERLAAVASTTDGFELSRADLEMRREGDVLGDAQSGARSSLRMLTLVKDEELIGEAREEATRLVARDPDLTGHPPLTDALTALLPEDRAEYLDKT, encoded by the coding sequence GTGAGCACCTGGGACGAGCCGCTGCGCAAAGGACCTCTCGGCGGCAGGACGGCGAAGGCATTCGCCGACAAACTCGACCTGCACACCCTCGGCGACCTGCTGCGCTACTACCCGCGCCGCTACGACCGCCGCGGCGAACTCACCGACCTCGCACTCCTGCGGGAGGGCGAGGACGTCACCGTGCAGGCCAAGGTCCTGGACGCCCGGCGGCGCACCATCCCCGCCCGGCAGGGACGCCGCCGGATGGACATGATGGAGGCCACCGTCACCGACGGCACCGGCCGCCTGCACCTGACCTTCTTCAACCGCGGCTCCCACCACCAGAACACCCTCGTCCCCGGGCGACTGGCCATGTTCTCCGGCCGGGTCTCCACCTTCAAGGGCCGCCGCCAGCTCGACCACCCCGAGTACGTCCTCCTGGACGACGAGGGGATGGAGGGGGAGGCCGCCCGCGCCTACGCCAACGAGCTCATCCCCGTCTACCCGGCGGTCAAGGGCCTGGACTCGGCCACCATCGCCCGCTCGGTCGGGGTGGCCCTGGACTACGCGGTGGACATCCCCGACCCGCTGCCCCCGGAGCTGCGTTCCGACAAGAAGCTCCTCGGCGTCCACGAGGCGCTCCGCAAGATCCACCGACCCGCCGACTGGGCCGAGACGGGCGCGGCCAAACGCCGCCTGAAGTGGGACGAGGCGTTCGTGCTCCAGCTGGTTCTGGCCCAGCGCCGCCAGCAGGCCGAGGAACTGCCCGCCGTCCCCCGCCCCGGCGCGGACGGCGGAATCCTCGACGCCTTCGACGCCCAGCTGCCCTTCACCCTCACCGACGGCCAGCGCGAGGTCGGCGACCGCCTGGCCGAACGGCTCGACGCCACCCACCCCATGCACTGCCTGCTCCAGGGCGACGTGGGCGCGGGCAAGACCCTGGTGGCGCTGCGCGCGATGCTGCGGGTGGTGGACTCGGGCGGCCAGGCCGTCATGCTCGCCCCCACCGAGGTCCTCGCCCAGCAGCACCACCGCTCCATCGGCGCGATGCTCGGGGCCTTGGGACGCGCCGGACAGATCGACGGCGCCGAGAACGCCACCCGGGTGGCCCTTCTCACCGGTTCGATGAACACCGCCGCCCGCCGGGAGGCCCTGCTGGACGCGGCCTCGGGGCACGCGGGGATCGTCGTGGGCACCCACGCCCTCCTCCAGGAGCACGTGTCCTTCGCCGACCTGGGCCTGGTGGTCGTGGACGAACAGCACCGCTTCGGCGTGGAACAGCGCGACGCCCTGCGCGAGAAGGCCCGGGACGGCCGCCCGCACGTCCTGGTGATGACCGCCACACCCATCCCGCGGACCGTGGCGATGACGGTCTACGGCGACCTCGACGTGGTGGCCCTCACCCAACTGCCCAAGGGCCGCGCGCCCGTCTCCACCCACGTCGTCCCTGCCCACGAGAAACCGCACTTCCTCACCCGCGCCTGGGAGCGCATCCGCGAGGAGGTCGGACAGGGACGCCAGGCCTTCGTGGTCTGCCCCCGCATCGGCGACGGCACGGACGGCTCCGGCGGGGGAGAGTCCGGAGACGAGATCGACGCCCCGGCCGAGGACGCGCCCCCGGGCGCCCGCCCGCCGCTCGCGGTCCTGGACGTGCTCGCCCGCCTCAAGGACGGCCCGCTGGCCGACGTCCGGGTGGAGGCCCTGCACGGCCGGATGGCCCCCGACGACAAGGACGCGGTGATGCGTCGCCTGTCCTGCGGCCAGACCGATGTGGTGGTCTCCACCACCGTCATCGAGGTCGGCGTGGACGTACCCAACGCCACGGTCATGGCGATCATGGACGCCGACCGGTTCGGTATCTCCCAGCTGCACCAGCTCCGCGGCCGGGTCGGCCGAGGGCAGCTGCCCGGCCTGTGCCTGCTGGTCACCGAGTCCGAGGACGGCAGCCCCGCCCGCGAACGGCTGGCCGCGGTCGCCTCGACCACGGACGGGTTCGAGCTCTCCCGCGCCGACCTGGAGATGCGCCGTGAGGGCGACGTGCTCGGCGACGCGCAGTCCGGAGCACGTTCGAGCCTGCGGATGCTCACTCTGGTCAAGGACGAGGAACTCATCGGCGAGGCTCGCGAGGAAGCCACCCGCCTGGTCGCCCGCGACCCGGACCTGACCGGCCACCCGCCCCTCACCGACGCCCTCACCGCCCTCCTCCCGGAGGACCGCGCCGAGTACCTCGACAAGACCTGA
- the rsmD gene encoding 16S rRNA (guanine(966)-N(2))-methyltransferase RsmD, whose product MTRIIAGAAGGRRISAPDGRTTRPTSDRAREALFASVQSDLGPLDGLRVMDLYAGSGAIGLEALSRGASHALLVEADRKAAQVVKENIATLRLPGAELAADRVERVLARGNLGAPYDLVVADPPYAVTDDEVASVLSALVEHGWLAEDAVLVVERSKRTPEPAWPEGIERDRSRKYGEAILWYARTTE is encoded by the coding sequence ATGACCCGCATCATCGCCGGGGCGGCGGGCGGACGGCGCATCTCCGCCCCCGACGGCCGCACCACCCGACCCACCAGCGACCGGGCCCGTGAGGCCCTGTTCGCCTCCGTCCAGTCCGACCTCGGCCCCCTCGACGGGCTCCGGGTCATGGACCTCTACGCGGGCTCCGGCGCGATCGGCCTGGAAGCCCTCTCGCGGGGTGCCTCGCACGCCCTGTTGGTGGAGGCCGACCGTAAGGCGGCCCAGGTGGTGAAGGAGAACATCGCCACACTCCGGCTGCCCGGCGCCGAGCTGGCCGCCGACCGGGTGGAGCGGGTACTGGCCCGCGGCAACCTCGGCGCCCCCTACGACCTGGTGGTGGCCGACCCGCCCTACGCGGTCACCGACGACGAGGTCGCCTCGGTGCTGTCCGCCCTGGTCGAGCACGGGTGGCTGGCCGAGGACGCGGTGCTCGTGGTGGAGCGGTCCAAGCGGACCCCGGAACCGGCCTGGCCCGAGGGGATCGAGCGCGACCGCAGCCGCAAGTACGGCGAGGCGATCCTCTGGTACGCCCGCACCACCGAGTAG
- the coaD gene encoding pantetheine-phosphate adenylyltransferase, with translation MRRVVCPGSFDPVTYGHIDIIGRAAKQYDEVIVAVLNNVNKRGLFTVPEKLDMLSEGTAEFGNVRVSDFDGLLVDFCRENGVETIVRSMRSVSDFDYELQIAQMNYRLSGVETVFMTANPQYSYLSSSLVREIAQHRGDVSSLVTPYVQGRLKEKYAERAQG, from the coding sequence GTGCGCAGAGTCGTCTGTCCGGGTTCCTTCGACCCGGTGACCTACGGTCACATCGACATCATCGGTCGAGCTGCCAAGCAGTACGACGAGGTCATCGTCGCCGTACTCAACAACGTCAACAAGCGGGGGCTGTTCACCGTCCCCGAGAAGCTCGACATGCTCAGCGAGGGCACCGCCGAGTTCGGCAACGTCCGGGTCAGCGACTTCGACGGACTCCTCGTCGACTTCTGCCGGGAGAACGGCGTCGAGACCATCGTGCGCAGTATGCGCTCGGTCAGCGACTTCGACTACGAGCTCCAGATCGCGCAGATGAACTACCGGCTCTCCGGTGTGGAGACCGTGTTCATGACCGCCAACCCGCAGTACTCGTACCTGTCGTCCAGTCTGGTCCGGGAGATCGCCCAGCACCGCGGCGACGTCTCCAGCCTGGTCACGCCCTATGTCCAGGGGCGCCTCAAGGAGAAGTACGCCGAACGCGCCCAGGGCTGA
- a CDS encoding YceD family protein, which produces MVDTRQLGRQPGSMRTVNRIVTVPDAFETAMASVPKGQETELDLRLEAVMEGVLVTGTVRGRLTAECSRCLDPLSEELEAGFQEMYRYAADDEESPGGDEGANDEDEDYYLEGDLLDLEPVVRDAVVLALPLSPLCGPDCPGLCAECGAKLADAGPEHGHGDGVDPRWEALREIAEKPEQQ; this is translated from the coding sequence GTGGTCGACACCCGCCAGCTGGGCCGCCAGCCGGGGTCGATGCGGACCGTCAACCGAATCGTGACCGTCCCCGACGCGTTCGAGACGGCGATGGCCAGCGTGCCCAAGGGGCAGGAGACCGAGCTGGACCTGCGTCTTGAGGCGGTGATGGAGGGCGTCCTGGTCACCGGAACCGTCCGCGGTCGCCTCACCGCGGAGTGCTCCCGCTGCCTGGACCCCCTGTCCGAGGAGCTGGAAGCCGGCTTCCAGGAGATGTACCGCTACGCCGCCGACGACGAGGAGAGCCCCGGGGGCGACGAAGGCGCGAACGACGAAGATGAGGACTACTATCTAGAGGGCGATCTGCTCGACCTGGAACCAGTGGTTCGAGACGCCGTCGTGCTCGCTCTCCCACTCTCACCGCTGTGCGGCCCGGACTGCCCCGGCCTGTGCGCCGAGTGCGGTGCCAAACTCGCCGACGCCGGACCCGAGCACGGGCACGGCGACGGTGTGGACCCGCGTTGGGAAGCTCTCCGCGAGATCGCGGAGAAACCCGAGCAGCAGTAA
- the rpmF gene encoding 50S ribosomal protein L32, translated as MAVPKRKMSRSNTRTRRSQWKASRPVLVNCPRCRDPKQPHIACPTCGTYNNRQVTNPA; from the coding sequence GTGGCCGTCCCGAAGCGGAAGATGTCGCGGAGCAACACCCGGACCCGCCGTTCCCAGTGGAAGGCGTCGCGCCCGGTGCTGGTCAACTGCCCGCGCTGCCGTGACCCGAAGCAGCCCCACATCGCGTGCCCGACCTGCGGCACCTACAACAACCGCCAGGTCACCAACCCGGCCTAA
- the rnc gene encoding ribonuclease III, protein MASQLSVSEARSFHRAIGVEVDPKILLRALTHRSYAYEKGGLPTNERLEFLGDSVLGLVVTDTLFRKHPDLPEGQLAKLRAAVVNMRALADVARGLGIGEYIRLGRGEEGTGGRDKSSILADTLEAIIGAVYLDRGLDTASEFVHRLFDPLIATASGLGAGLDWKTSLQELTAAEMLGVPEYHVDESGPDHQKTFRATVRVAGESYGLGEGRSKKEAEQQAAESAWKAIRARADKAAEKGKAGGQGQG, encoded by the coding sequence GTGGCAAGCCAACTCTCCGTCTCCGAGGCCAGGTCGTTCCACCGTGCGATCGGCGTCGAGGTCGACCCCAAGATCCTGCTCCGGGCCCTGACCCACCGCTCCTACGCGTACGAGAAGGGCGGCCTGCCCACCAACGAGCGCCTGGAGTTCCTCGGGGACTCCGTGCTCGGCCTGGTGGTCACCGACACCCTCTTCCGCAAGCACCCGGACCTGCCCGAAGGGCAGCTGGCCAAGCTGCGCGCCGCCGTGGTGAACATGCGCGCCCTCGCCGACGTCGCGCGCGGGCTGGGCATCGGTGAGTACATCCGGCTGGGCCGCGGTGAGGAGGGCACCGGGGGCCGGGACAAGTCCTCGATCCTCGCGGACACCCTGGAGGCCATCATCGGCGCGGTCTACCTGGACCGCGGTCTCGACACGGCCTCGGAGTTCGTGCACCGGCTCTTCGACCCGCTGATCGCCACCGCCTCCGGGCTGGGCGCCGGGCTGGACTGGAAGACCTCCCTGCAGGAGCTCACCGCCGCCGAGATGCTCGGGGTGCCCGAGTACCACGTGGACGAGAGCGGCCCCGACCACCAGAAGACCTTCCGCGCCACCGTCCGGGTCGCGGGGGAGAGCTACGGCCTGGGCGAGGGCCGCAGCAAGAAGGAGGCCGAGCAGCAGGCCGCGGAGTCCGCCTGGAAGGCCATCCGGGCGCGCGCCGACAAGGCTGCGGAGAAGGGCAAGGCCGGCGGGCAGGGGCAGGGCTGA